In the Arachis ipaensis cultivar K30076 chromosome B04, Araip1.1, whole genome shotgun sequence genome, GCATCATCGGTACTGGGTGGTTTTCTAGCAGATGCATATCTGGGGAGATACTGGACAATAGCCATCTTCACTAGCATTTATCTGGCGGGTTTGGCGGGAATAACATTGTGCGCAACAATGACGATATTTACACCGAAGCAAGAGGGATGTGAGCAGCTGGCGCTGCTGTTAGGGGAGTGCGAGGCTGCGAAGCCATGGCAGATGAGTTACCTGTACACGGTGCTGTACATAACGGGGTTTGGAGCGGCAGGGATAAGGCCATGCGTGTCATCATTTGGAGCAGACCAGTTCGACGAGAGGAGCAAGAACTACAAGGCACACCTGGATAGGTTCTTCAACTTTTTCTATCTGTCGGTGACGGTGGGTGCAATTGTGGCCTTCACGGTGGTGGTGTATGTCCAGATGAAGCATGGGTGGGGAGCAGCCTTTGGATGTCTGGCAATAGCAATGGGATTGTCCAACATTCTCTTCTTCATAGGCACCCCCTTGTACAGGCACAGGCTCCCTGGTGGCAGCCCCCTCACCAGGGTGGCTCAGGTCTTGGTTGCTGCTTTCAGAAAGAGGAACGCTCCTTTTGGAAGCGGGGGCTTCGTTGGCCTCTACGAGCTCCCCGGCTCTCACTCTGCCATCAAGGGAAGCAGAAAGATCCCTCACACCGACCACTTCAGCTTTCTCGACAAGGCGGCTCTGCAGTTGAAGGAAGATGGCTGCAGCCCGTGGAGGCTGTGCACCGTCACGCAAGTGGAAGAGGTCAAGATCCTCATTCGCCTCATCCCAATAGCAGCATCCACAATAATGCTGAATGTGGTGCTAACAGAGTATCTCACACTCTCAGTGCAGCAAGCATACACCATGAACACCCACTTGGGCCATCTCAAGCTCCCCGTTACATGCATGCCCGTCTTCCCTGGCCTCAGCATCTTCCTCATCCTCTCTCTCTACTACTCCCTCTTCGTCCCCCTCTTCCGCCGCATCACCGGCCACCCCCACGGCGCCTCTCAGCTCCAGAGAGTGGGTATCGGCCTTGCCGTCTCCGTCGTGTCCGTTGCCTGGGCAGCAGTCTTCGAGAAATATCGAAGAGAGTATGCAGTACAGCATGGATTCGAATCCAGCTTCCTGACGCCGATGCCGAATTTAAGCGCCTACTGGCTTCTCATACAGTACTGCCTCATTGGAGTGGCAGAGGTGTTTTGCATCGTGGGGCTTCTGGAATTTCTGTACGAGGAGGCACCCGATGCCATGAAGAGCATTGGCTCTGCATATGCTGCTCTTGCTGGTGGCTTAGGCTGTTTTGCCGCCACCATCATCAACACCATCGTCAAATCCGCCACT is a window encoding:
- the LOC107635755 gene encoding protein NRT1/ PTR FAMILY 6.1, giving the protein MDSSEIRSPAEGGRLGTPMSSRKKLGIHFIESEDRRMAFGRGYTTPAGSTPVDIHGKSIVDLSKTGGWIAALFIFGNEMAERMAYFGLSVNMVAFMFYVMHRPFSSSSNAVNNFLGISQASSVLGGFLADAYLGRYWTIAIFTSIYLAGLAGITLCATMTIFTPKQEGCEQLALLLGECEAAKPWQMSYLYTVLYITGFGAAGIRPCVSSFGADQFDERSKNYKAHLDRFFNFFYLSVTVGAIVAFTVVVYVQMKHGWGAAFGCLAIAMGLSNILFFIGTPLYRHRLPGGSPLTRVAQVLVAAFRKRNAPFGSGGFVGLYELPGSHSAIKGSRKIPHTDHFSFLDKAALQLKEDGCSPWRLCTVTQVEEVKILIRLIPIAASTIMLNVVLTEYLTLSVQQAYTMNTHLGHLKLPVTCMPVFPGLSIFLILSLYYSLFVPLFRRITGHPHGASQLQRVGIGLAVSVVSVAWAAVFEKYRREYAVQHGFESSFLTPMPNLSAYWLLIQYCLIGVAEVFCIVGLLEFLYEEAPDAMKSIGSAYAALAGGLGCFAATIINTIVKSATTTHNGSRSWLSQNINTARFDYFYWLLTAFSLLNFCSFLYFAHTYQYRTTPHNALHEDHNTPTIM